ATGTGTTTGAAAAATCCACCGCTGCGATTAAAATCCTATTTGCGATTGGTGGCAAATGGAAAGTTTTGGGAGGGTTGATGTCGATTGTGCCGAATGCTCTCCGCGACCGGATTTATGTCTGGTTTGCAACCCACCGCTACCAATGGTTTGGCAAATTTGACAGTTGCCAGTTACCCTCACCCGAAGTGCGGGAAAAATTTCTGGAATAAATGTGAGGCGTTTATGCGAACGGTTCCCGAATGGTTTTTTAAACAATCTGCTGTAATACCTTTTCGTATCCGAAACGGAAAATTTGAAGTATTGTTGATCACTTCCCGGAAGGGGAAAAAATGGATTATCCCCAAAGGCGTAATCGAACCCGATTTATCGCCCGGTGAATCCGCCAAAAAAGAGGCGTTGGAAGAAGCTGGCGTGGAAGGTCTGCTCAGCGAAAAACCGCTCGGAAAATATCGCTACAACAAATGGAGCGGCACCTGCAAAGTGAAAGTTTACAGTTTGCAGGTGAACAAAATCCACAAAAACTGGCTGGAAAAATCCTACCGCAAACGCGAGTGGGTTTCCCAAAAAGAAGCAGCAGAACGACTCGGAGAAAAAAAGCTGAAAAAGATGATTCTCGGGCTGAAACTGGATGCTATCCCAAAAAAAATCGAGGCGCCGGAATCGGTTGAATACCAACGCGAAAACCTGCTGGTGAGTTGCGACCCCACCCGTTTAAATTTTGATGTGATTCACGGATTTTTGAGCAATTCCTACTGGTCGCCGGGAATTCCGGTTGACGTTGTAAAACGAGCTGCCGCCAATTCACTCTGTTTTGGGATGTACGAAAACGGTAAACAAATCGGCTATGCTCGTGTAATTACTGATTTTACAGCATTTGCATATTTAGCCGATGTGTTTGTGCTGGCAACGCATCAGGGTAGGGGATTGGGCAAATGGCTGATGGAATGTATTATGGCGCATCCGCAGTTGCAAACCATCCGGCGATGGATGCTGGCAACCAGGGATGCCCATAATCTGTATCAACAATATGGATTTTCGTCGATCAATGAGCCGAAAATTTTGATGGAGAAGTTGAGCCCCGGCAAATACGTTGCTGCGGATCATCAGCCGCCCAAACCTCCGGAAAAAGAATAATCAGATCATATTTTTGAGCACGTATTCCAGTGCTTCGGCGGTCTTTAAGCCGGCAACTTTCCGGCGCAGAAAATTCACATCGTCCAACGTTTCCATATCGAGCAATTTGTGTTCTTTCCGTGTGCCGGATTCCCGGATGTTGATTGCCGGAAACAGTCGCCGTTCGGCGCATTCGCGCGCCAAAACCAGATCCATATTGCCGGTTCCCTTAAATTCCTGAAAAATTACCTCATCCATCCGGCTGCCGGTTTCCACTAAAATGGTTGCGACAATGGTCAACGAGCCGCCATTTTCAATATTCCGTGCGGCGCCAAAAAAACGGCGCGGAAATTCCAGCGCATTTGCAGCCAGTCCGCCGGTTAAGGTTTTTCCGCCGGAATCCGCATCTTTATTGAACGCGCGACCCATCCGGGTTAGCGAATCGATAATTACCAGCACATCGCCGCCGCTTTCGGCAATGCGAATGGCCGTGTTCATCGCCAAACTGGTGATGTGCAAATGTTTCTCCACATCCTGATCGGATGACGAATGAAATACCGTTGCGCCGGGCAAATCCCGTTGGAAATCGGTGACTTCCTCCGGACGCTCGTCGATCAACAGCGCGAACACATCCACATCTGCATGATTTTGCAGCACCGCTTTTGCGACGTGTTTCAGAATGGAGGTTTTTCCGGCTTTGGGGGGCGAAATGACCATTCCCCGCTGCCCTTTGCCGATCGGCGTGAATAAATCGATCATCCGTCCGGTGATATCATTTTCACTCATCTGCATTTTCAGCGGTTCTTCGGGATCGATAACGACGGATGTTTTGTACTCTTTTAATTTCTCGTATTTTTGAATCGTAAGTCCATTAATTTTAACGATTTCCTTCAACGGTTTCGATTGGTTGGGGTTGGGTGCTTTCCCTAATTTTCCCAAAACGTGATGACCATCTTTCAAATTAAATTCTTTGATTATTTTACCGGGAACAAAGATATCCGTTTTTTGCGGCTGGAAATTTTTTAGCGGATTGCGCAAAAAGCCATGTCCGCCATCCATAATTTCCAAAATACCATCAGTTGTGTTTGTGCTCATTCTAAAAGCCTATACATTTGTTTATGAATATTAAAATACGTGCGGCGTTTACGACGCCCAAAATACACTTTCATTCGATCAAAAAAAAACAAAAAAAATCAACCTTCGGCTATTTTTGATAAATATGGATAAAACTACAAGTTGTACAAAAAATTTGGTTGGTGAAACGTCGTTAATTTACTATACTTGCAACAATAAATTGAAAATGAATCAGGAGGAATGAATGGAAACCCGTTCGAAATGGTTAAAATCCTTATTGTTTATTGTTTTGGTTGGAGTGATTTCCGGTTGCAGCACATTAAGCCAGCTTGCCAAAATGCAAAAACCCGAAGCTCGGGTGCAAAATGTTCGCGTGACCGGATTGTCGTTTAACACAATCGATCTGATGTTTGATATTGATGTGCGAAATCCCAACACCGTCGGTATCAATTTGAACAGTTTCGATTACAACCTGAATATCAACGGAAATTCTTTTTTAAGCGGTGACAATCAGGACGGATTGGAAATTGCCGCCAATGGTCAAAAAACGGTGAATCTGCCGCTAACATTAAAATTTTCAGACATTTACAACACCTTTTCGGGTGTGCAAAAACAGGACAGCACCGGCTATGAGCTGAGCGCTGGTTTTGCATTTAACGTGCCGGTTTTGGGTGCCGTGCGCATTCCGGTCAGCAAGGCGGGCAGTATTCCTAACGTAAAATTGCCGAAAATCAGCGTTGGCGGATTGAAACTCAACAACCTCAGCCTTTCCGGTGCAGATCTGGAATTGAAACTCAACGTGGAAAATCCCAATGTTTTTGGACTCAACCTTTCCAAATTAAATTACAATTTCAACGTGAACGATAAAAACTGGGGCAGCGGTGTTGCCGATCAAATGATGAGCGTCAACGAAAAAGGCACCGGCGAGCTCAAAATCCCGTTCAAGTTAAATTTTATGGAAATGGGGATGACCCTTTACAACATGCTCAAAGGCGATGACCAGTTGAATTACAACCTGAAAGGCAATCTGGATTTTGGCACATCGTTGCCGCTGCTGAAAGGCACCACGTTGAACTTTGACAAAGACGGCAACATTCAAGTGCAACGCTAAACCGTTGATAATAAAATATTTAAAAACCTTAAAGCCCCGGTATTACGGGGCTTATTTTATATGATATGAATAATTTTGGATTACCGGAAGAATTGGGCTGGCGTTTCGACAGCCTTTACCAATGGCTCAGCCGCAAATATCCGATGACAGTTGAGCACATTGAAATCGGCGGGCACACCTTTCAAATAAATAAAATTACCGATCCGACAGCCGCTTTGGAAGAGGCAGTCGCAGCGAATTCGATGGACAGTTTTGCGACGCCCTATTGGGCGGAATTGTGGCCGTCGGCCATCGCGTTGAGCGAATTTGTTGCAGAAAATGCTATTCCCAACCACTCAACGGTGCTCGAATTGGGTTGCGGAATGGGTTTGGTCGGGATTGTTGCCGGGCACTTCGGCGCATCTGTGGTGTTAAACGATCGTGAGGACGATGCGTTGCGATTGGCTGAGTTGAATTATTTGATCAATTTATCGGTGGTGCCGGAAGTATTGCAATTCGATTGGATAGCGCCGGTTCAGCGCCAGTTTTCGCTGATTCTCGCGGCAGATGTGGTCTACGAGTTGGCAATCTATCAACCGTTATTGCATACGTTCCGGACGATGCTGGCGCCCGGCGGGGAAATTTGGCTGGCAGAACCGAATCGCCCGATCGCCAAAGATTTTTTTAAGGTGTTATCCGATAACAATTTTGTTTGGGAAATGATTCCAAAAAAAGTGACCCGGAACGGTCGCGAAACACGAATCTCCGTTTACATTATCCGCCGAAAATAACAACGGAGAAACGTAATTTTGATCAACACTAAATGGTTGACGACGCTAACGATTGTTCTGCTGAGCACGATTGCGCTACCGCAAACGCTGCCGTTTCATCGAGCGGAACGTATTGAAAATATTGATGTTCACTCCTTTGCCGGAACCATGTTGCTGAAACACGATGTTCCCGGCACTTTTCGCAAACTCCCCAAAAATCCAATTTTTCAGCCGGGCGGAATGGGCTGGGATTCGGAAGATGTTTCCGATCCGTTCATCCTGCAAAGTGGTGATTCGCTAATGCTCTTTTACTCCGGCAGCAGCCGCAGCGATGAACAATATCACATCGGTTATGCGGTTCGGGATGAAACAGGCTGGTTCTGGAAAAAGCGGGATAAGATTATTTCCGGCAGCGGCGGCGCGTGGGACGCATTTCACCAGCTTTCACCGATCGTTTTGCGCGAACCGGATCGCTGGTTGATGATTTATTCCGGCAACGACGAAGATAGCGAACTCGGTTACGAAACCGGTGTTGCGACATCAACCGATGGGAAAAACTGGCAATATTATGTAAAAAATCCGGTGTTGCCGAGCCAGCCTGGATTTTGGGATGCCTCCGGGCAAATTTACGGTGACATTGTTTTTCTGCCGGAAACCGGCGAATATCGGTTGTATTACACCGGATTTCAGGGGCCGTTTTCATCGATCGGACTGGCGACATCTTCCGACGGCATTAATTGGCAACACAGCGGTGAACAGCCGGTTTTCAGCCGATTGCCGGGTGTGATTGCACCGGATGTAATTTACAATGGCGAAACCTGGCAGATGTTTTTTGTGCAAGCCGTCATCGGCGAAAAGGGGATGGGCACCAAAATTTGTCGGGCAACATCGCCGGATGGCATCAAATGGGGCGAGCCGGAGGATATTTTGCAGCCCACCGATCGTTGGGAGAAAGGGAATTTGGTGCGTCCGCAACTGGTGTATATGGAAGGGCGGATGAGCCTGTATTATTGCGGCGGCAGCGGCAGATGGCAAATTGGCGCGGCAACTACCGTTCCGGTTTTTCGCGGCAGCGGAAGTTGGTTATCTAACGCAATTCCAAAAAATGCGACAATTTTTGAACTGGTTTACGAACAACCGTACGGAACGGAAATTTCAGTATTGCTGCAATCCGGCAACCGCGCGACGCCGCAGCCGCTTTCCATCGAAAACGCGCTTCCCACCGGACGAAGCCAGGTTTTTCGTGCCAAAATTCCGTTGCCGGAAACCGGCACATCAAACCGGAAAATCGAGTTGCGTTTCAGTACAACCGATCCCTCCAAATCGCCGGTTGTTTACGAAATGAGTGTTCGCTAAAAATTCCGGCGTTGGTGTGAGAAGCTTCCAAACACCAACGCCGAAGATCGATTAATTTCCTGCAAGCGTTTCGGTTACGCTGCCGCAATGCAGCATTTTATCCCCAAAATACGGATTCATAATCTGTTTTGAATTGCTCAGCCAGTCGCCGCCTGTATTATCGAACGCCATTGGACAATGTTGCACATATAACGTATTTCCGGAAGATCCGGCTGATTTTGCCACGCTGATCATCGCTTCGGAGAGCGGCAAAAACATTTCGCGCTGTTTGGCGAGATCGCTTTCTGCGGCAATTTTTCCGGCGAGTTCTTTTGCCGTTGCCATCGATTCATTCATTCCAGTGGCTTCGTCTGCCATCGCATCGATTTTTGCCGTCAGCGTTTTGGCTGCGTTTTGGGCGTTGGCGCTGTTGCTTTCGA
Above is a window of Calditrichia bacterium DNA encoding:
- a CDS encoding GNAT family N-acetyltransferase, which produces MILGLKLDAIPKKIEAPESVEYQRENLLVSCDPTRLNFDVIHGFLSNSYWSPGIPVDVVKRAAANSLCFGMYENGKQIGYARVITDFTAFAYLADVFVLATHQGRGLGKWLMECIMAHPQLQTIRRWMLATRDAHNLYQQYGFSSINEPKILMEKLSPGKYVAADHQPPKPPEKE
- the rho gene encoding transcription termination factor Rho, whose translation is MSTNTTDGILEIMDGGHGFLRNPLKNFQPQKTDIFVPGKIIKEFNLKDGHHVLGKLGKAPNPNQSKPLKEIVKINGLTIQKYEKLKEYKTSVVIDPEEPLKMQMSENDITGRMIDLFTPIGKGQRGMVISPPKAGKTSILKHVAKAVLQNHADVDVFALLIDERPEEVTDFQRDLPGATVFHSSSDQDVEKHLHITSLAMNTAIRIAESGGDVLVIIDSLTRMGRAFNKDADSGGKTLTGGLAANALEFPRRFFGAARNIENGGSLTIVATILVETGSRMDEVIFQEFKGTGNMDLVLARECAERRLFPAINIRESGTRKEHKLLDMETLDDVNFLRRKVAGLKTAEALEYVLKNMI
- a CDS encoding LEA type 2 family protein → METRSKWLKSLLFIVLVGVISGCSTLSQLAKMQKPEARVQNVRVTGLSFNTIDLMFDIDVRNPNTVGINLNSFDYNLNINGNSFLSGDNQDGLEIAANGQKTVNLPLTLKFSDIYNTFSGVQKQDSTGYELSAGFAFNVPVLGAVRIPVSKAGSIPNVKLPKISVGGLKLNNLSLSGADLELKLNVENPNVFGLNLSKLNYNFNVNDKNWGSGVADQMMSVNEKGTGELKIPFKLNFMEMGMTLYNMLKGDDQLNYNLKGNLDFGTSLPLLKGTTLNFDKDGNIQVQR
- a CDS encoding methyltransferase domain-containing protein — translated: MNNFGLPEELGWRFDSLYQWLSRKYPMTVEHIEIGGHTFQINKITDPTAALEEAVAANSMDSFATPYWAELWPSAIALSEFVAENAIPNHSTVLELGCGMGLVGIVAGHFGASVVLNDREDDALRLAELNYLINLSVVPEVLQFDWIAPVQRQFSLILAADVVYELAIYQPLLHTFRTMLAPGGEIWLAEPNRPIAKDFFKVLSDNNFVWEMIPKKVTRNGRETRISVYIIRRK
- a CDS encoding DUF3347 domain-containing protein, with the protein product MRNLLIVLSLIVLLAACGANDKPAAESNQPKAEQIATAVDTGLNSILTAYFALKDDLVESNSANAQNAAKTLTAKIDAMADEATGMNESMATAKELAGKIAAESDLAKQREMFLPLSEAMISVAKSAGSSGNTLYVQHCPMAFDNTGGDWLSNSKQIMNPYFGDKMLHCGSVTETLAGN